Proteins from one Leptonema illini DSM 21528 genomic window:
- the ybeY gene encoding rRNA maturation RNase YbeY — MKPLTHRILLDDSGLLHTEQLDRLKSNLMLCLDFIAESEEAGDLFELSVSFVTDEEIRQINREFREKDKATDVLSFSQFEGEPMPTPDGVQPLGDLIVSVETARKQSAEIGHSEEYELNRLLVHGLFHLLGYDHEVSAEEERIMQGREDALLKLLEERGQIP; from the coding sequence ATGAAGCCTCTGACGCATCGCATCCTGCTTGACGACTCCGGCCTGCTGCATACCGAGCAGCTCGATCGACTGAAGTCCAACCTGATGCTCTGCCTCGACTTCATTGCCGAATCGGAAGAAGCGGGCGATCTGTTTGAGCTTTCAGTCTCTTTTGTGACCGACGAAGAGATCCGCCAGATCAACCGGGAGTTTCGCGAAAAAGATAAGGCGACGGACGTGCTCAGCTTCTCGCAGTTTGAAGGAGAGCCCATGCCGACGCCCGATGGCGTGCAGCCCCTTGGCGATCTGATCGTTTCTGTCGAGACGGCACGAAAGCAGAGCGCAGAGATCGGCCATTCCGAAGAATATGAACTGAACCGACTGCTCGTTCATGGCCTGTTTCATCTGCTGGGTTACGACCACGAAGTATCGGCCGAAGAAGAACGCATCATGCAGGGGCGCGAAGATGCTCTATTGAAGCTGCTTGAAGAGCGAGGACAGATACCATGA